The Sesamum indicum cultivar Zhongzhi No. 13 linkage group LG2, S_indicum_v1.0, whole genome shotgun sequence genome contains a region encoding:
- the LOC105155794 gene encoding transcription factor IIIA isoform X1, whose translation MEIEAEKARVVIFRDIRRYYCEYCGICRSKKSLISSHILSHHQEENVTEVNNGTSGGDKLSTCEVCSSSFRKPAHLKQHMQSHSLERPFTCPVDNCHSSYRRKDHLTRHMIQHQGKLFECPIEECKRRFAFQGNMKRHIKELHQESSSTNVEPPKEYVCPELGCGKVFKYLSKLSKHEDSHVKLDTAGAFCSEPGCMKYFTNKQSLKEHLCSCHQYIVCDKCGSKQLKKNFKRHLSMHEAAISMERIKCSFKGCLHTFATESNLNQHMKAVHLGLKPYACSIPGCHMKFAFKHVRDKHKKSGYHVYTPGNFEESDEQFRSRPRGGRKRKRPTIETLLRKRVVPPTNSDVSKLLSADSDD comes from the exons ATGGAAATTGAAGCGGAGAAAGCACGAGTAGTGATTTTCAGGGACATTAGGAGATATTACTGTGAGTACTGTGGCATTTGCCGCTCCAAGAAGTCTCTCATCTCGTCTCATATCCTTAGTCACCACCAg GAGGAAAATGTAACTGAGGTAAATAATGGGACAAGCGGGGGGGATAAATTGAGTACTTGTGAAGTGTGCAGTTCGAGTTTCCGGAAGCCTGCTCATCTGAAACAGCACATGCAAAGCCATTCTCTAGAG AGGCCTTTTACATGCCCAGTGGATAACTGTCACTCCAGCTATAGAAGAAAGGATCACTTGACCAGGCATATGATCCAACATCAAGGGAAGTTGTTTGAATGTCCTATTGAGGAATGTAAAAGAAGATTTGCATTTCAGGGTAATATGAAGCGGCACATAAAAGAGTTGCACCAAGAATCCTCTTCGACTAATGTTGAGCCTCCAAAAGAATACGTTTGCCCAGAACTGGGATGTGGAAAGGTGTTTAAATATCTCTCCAAATTGAGTAAACATGAAGATTCGCATG TTAAGTTGGATACAGCGGGGGCCTTCTGTTCAGAACCAGGTTGTATGAAATATTTCACCAACAAGCAAAGCCTTAAGGAGCACCTTTGTTCTTGTCATCAATACATTGTGTGTGATAAATGTGGATCCAAGCAGCTGAAGAAAAACTTTAAGCGTCATCTTAGTATGCATGAAGCAGCCATTTCCATGGAGAGGATAAAATGTAGTTTTAAGGGATGTTTGCACACATTTGCTACT GAATCAAATCTCAATCAACACATGAAAGCTGTGCACTTGGGGCTCAAGCCATATGCCTGTAGTATACCAGGTTGTCACATGAAATTCGCATTCAAACATGTCAGGgacaaacacaaaaaatctGGATACCATGTCTATACCCCA GGAAATTTTGAAGAGTCTGATGAGCAATTTCGCTCTAGACCCAGAGGTGGCAGGAAACGAAAGCGTCCGACCATTGAAACTCTGCTACGGAAAAGGGTTGTACCACCTACCAATTCAGATGTCAGTAAGCTACTTTCTGCAGACTCGGATGATTAG
- the LOC105155794 gene encoding transcription factor IIIA isoform X2, whose protein sequence is MQEASSTLNGLVPGGRPPEKLCQRPFTCPVDNCHSSYRRKDHLTRHMIQHQGKLFECPIEECKRRFAFQGNMKRHIKELHQESSSTNVEPPKEYVCPELGCGKVFKYLSKLSKHEDSHVKLDTAGAFCSEPGCMKYFTNKQSLKEHLCSCHQYIVCDKCGSKQLKKNFKRHLSMHEAAISMERIKCSFKGCLHTFATESNLNQHMKAVHLGLKPYACSIPGCHMKFAFKHVRDKHKKSGYHVYTPGNFEESDEQFRSRPRGGRKRKRPTIETLLRKRVVPPTNSDVSKLLSADSDD, encoded by the exons ATGCAAGAGGCATCAAGTACCTTGAATGGATTAGTACCAGGTGGGAGACCGCCTGAGAAGCTCTGTCAA AGGCCTTTTACATGCCCAGTGGATAACTGTCACTCCAGCTATAGAAGAAAGGATCACTTGACCAGGCATATGATCCAACATCAAGGGAAGTTGTTTGAATGTCCTATTGAGGAATGTAAAAGAAGATTTGCATTTCAGGGTAATATGAAGCGGCACATAAAAGAGTTGCACCAAGAATCCTCTTCGACTAATGTTGAGCCTCCAAAAGAATACGTTTGCCCAGAACTGGGATGTGGAAAGGTGTTTAAATATCTCTCCAAATTGAGTAAACATGAAGATTCGCATG TTAAGTTGGATACAGCGGGGGCCTTCTGTTCAGAACCAGGTTGTATGAAATATTTCACCAACAAGCAAAGCCTTAAGGAGCACCTTTGTTCTTGTCATCAATACATTGTGTGTGATAAATGTGGATCCAAGCAGCTGAAGAAAAACTTTAAGCGTCATCTTAGTATGCATGAAGCAGCCATTTCCATGGAGAGGATAAAATGTAGTTTTAAGGGATGTTTGCACACATTTGCTACT GAATCAAATCTCAATCAACACATGAAAGCTGTGCACTTGGGGCTCAAGCCATATGCCTGTAGTATACCAGGTTGTCACATGAAATTCGCATTCAAACATGTCAGGgacaaacacaaaaaatctGGATACCATGTCTATACCCCA GGAAATTTTGAAGAGTCTGATGAGCAATTTCGCTCTAGACCCAGAGGTGGCAGGAAACGAAAGCGTCCGACCATTGAAACTCTGCTACGGAAAAGGGTTGTACCACCTACCAATTCAGATGTCAGTAAGCTACTTTCTGCAGACTCGGATGATTAG
- the LOC105155796 gene encoding calmodulin-binding protein 25-like gives MASSDNLMTMEQPWSFRLPFSDAWISDIYTKETDTLTKALQKSFDATSSDGDAFSTEIVESLFPKPEDTPFHTPTASGGSENEAPVSKQRRSVPPSGRVTKRKSRASKRATTTFITADPANFRQMVQQVTGVRFGGLNAQLPMAPVLKPEPHRVVSRLQPSSALPTLDTSAFLLEGSTPSLVAQLPPPSTVVGEGGATASGLELDSFCSFPTLESWKVM, from the coding sequence ATGGCGTCCTCTGATAATTTGATGACGATGGAGCAGCCGTGGTCGTTCCGGCTCCCATTTTCCGACGCTTGGATTTCCGATATCTACACGAAGGAAACCGATACCCTGACGAAGGCTCTGCAGAAGTCGTTCGACGCCACTTCGTCCGATGGCGACGCGTTTTCAACTGAAATTGTGGAGTCCCTCTTCCCCAAGCCGGAGGATACGCCGTTTCATACGCCGACCGCCTCCGGCGGATCGGAGAACGAAGCCCCTGTCTCGAAGCAGCGCCGGAGCGTCCCCCCGAGCGGTAGGGTCACCAAGCGGAAGTCGCGGGCGTCAAAGCGCGCGACGACGACGTTTATCACCGCGGATCCCGCGAATTTCCGGCAGATGGTGCAGCAGGTGACGGGCGTGAGATTCGGCGGGTTGAACGCGCAGCTGCCCATGGCGCCTGTGCTGAAGCCCGAGCCGCATAGAGTAGTCAGCCGGCTTCAGCCCAGTAGCGCCCTGCCAACACTCGACACATCTGCTTTCCTGCTGGAGGGCTCCACCCCGTCTCTGGTGGCGCAGCTGCCTCCGCCGTCCACGGTGGTGGGTGAGGGTGGCGCAACCGCGAGTGGGCTGGAGTTGGACTCATTTTGTAGCTTTCCCACTCTTGAATCTTGGAAAGTTATGTAG